A genomic region of Ammospiza nelsoni isolate bAmmNel1 chromosome 3, bAmmNel1.pri, whole genome shotgun sequence contains the following coding sequences:
- the TMEM17 gene encoding transmembrane protein 17 produces MARPEGPPTLPEPLRRRLVSFSSSVFSDSHRTALGDGPRAPPGFPGYRADCEILSSLPLQMSLYFNVYFFPFWWLITVAILYMKYPALSDYYKFILVTIMILVSLTELIRLYLGYVGNLLEKVPELAGFWLLTLLPQLPIILFLLFNEGLKIHSLERAVHIIFAAFLSFQVVAAFFALRRMVNTLATRFRLTEFHRLEEQRPAPGLSSLGGSRGW; encoded by the exons ATGGCGCGGCCGGAGGGGCCCCCGACGCTGCCCGAGCCGCTGCGGCGGCGGCTGgtgtccttcagcagctccgTGTTCAGCGACAGCCACCGCACCGCGCTCGGCGACGGTCCCCGCGCCCCCCCGGGCTTCCCGGGCTACCGCGCAG ATTGTGAAATCCTTTCCAGTTTGCCACTGCAGATGTCCCTCTATTTCAATGTTTATTTCTTCCCATTCTGGTGGCTCATCACAGTTGCCATCCTCTACATGAAg TATCCAGCCTTATCAGATTATTACAAGTTCATCCTGGTCACCATCATGATCCTGGTCTCTCTGACAGAGCTCATTCGACTCTACCTGGGATATGTGGGCAATCTCCTGGAGAAA GTCCCTGAGCTGGCTGGGTTTTGGCTCCTGACTCTCCTCCCGCAGTTGCCTATAATTCTCTTCTTGCTATTTAATGAAGGTCTGAAAATCCACTCTCTGGAGCGAGCCGTCCACATCATCTTCGCCGCCTTCCTCTCCTTCCAAGTGGTGGCGGCGTTTTTCGCCCTCAGGAGGATGGTGAACACTCTGGCCACTCGCTTCCGCCTCACCGAGTTCCACCGCCTGGAGGAGCAGCGCCCCGCGCCCggcctgagcagcctgggcgGCTCCCGGGGCTGGTAG